From a single Onychomys torridus chromosome 9, mOncTor1.1, whole genome shotgun sequence genomic region:
- the Haus4 gene encoding HAUS augmin-like complex subunit 4 gives MASGDFCSPGEGVEILQQVCDKQFPPCALTEEDLIQNPYFSKLLLGLSQHLDESGLSLTLAKEQAQAWNEVRLQKTTWLRYEILHRVIQELLVDYYVKAQDTNLTSEDKKFHETLEQRLLVTELTQLSGPGQEAEVPPLLGLEKADLLGLMPPSQDFVWMRARLQLEVEEQLKRKCFTLLCYHDPSSDTDGETLKAAKVWKLSEVLVGEKQQCLEAKSQQKEQLVLLEKKRATYSQVLLRCLTLLQRLLQEHRLKTQSELDRINAQYLEIKCSAMILKMKMEELKILSDTYSAEKVEVHCLIRDRLEGAIRLQEQDMEKSRLALKTYEVLGEDFENLVKEYTQLKLAVENKRWALQEFSKA, from the exons ATGGCATCCGGAGATTTCTGCTCACCTGGAGAAGGGGTGGAGATACTGCAGCAAG TGTGTGACAAGCAGTTTCCTCCTTGTGCCCTGACTGAAGAGGACCTGATACAGAACCCGTATTTCAGCAAGCTGCTGCTCGGCCTCTCACAGCATCTGGATGAAAGTGGCTTAAGCCTCACCCTGGCGAAAGAGCAGGCTCAG GCGTGGAATGAAGTCCGGTTGCAGAAGACAACATGGCTGAGGTACGAGATCTTACACAGAGTCATCCAAGAGCTGCTTGTGGACTACTATGTGAAGGCACAAGACACAAATCTGACGTCGGAAGACAAAAAG TTTCATGAGACCCTTGAACAGCGACTGCTGGTGACTGAACTCACACAGCTCTCAGGGCCTGGCCAGGAGGCGGAGGTGCCCCCACTGCTCGGGCTGGAGAAGGCTGACCTCCTGGGGCTCATGCCACCCTCACAG GACTTCGTGTGGATGAGAGCTCGGCTCCAGCTGGAGGTGGAGGAGCAGCTCAAGAGGAAGTGCTTCACCCTGCTGTGCTACCACGACCCCAGCTCAG aTACTGATGGAGAAACGCTGAAAGCAGCAAAGGTGTGGAAACTGTCAGAGGTCCTGGTAGGAGAGAAGCAGCAGTGCCTGGAGGCCAAGAGCCAGCAGAAGGAGCAGCTGGTGCTGCTGGAGAAGAAGAGAGCTACCTACTCCCAG GTGCTTCTCCGCTGCCTCACCTTGCTGCAGAGGCTTCTTCAGGAGCATCGGCTGAAGACTCAGTCTGAGCTAGACCGCATCAACGCCCAGTACCTGGAAATCAAGTGCAGTGCCATGATCCTAAAGATGAA GATGGAGGAGCTGAAGATTTTGTCTGACACTTACAGTGCTGAGAAAGTGGAAGTGCATTGTCTCATTAG GGATCGTTTGGAGGGAGCCATCCGCCTACAAgagcaggacatggagaaatcgaGACTGGCCCTGAAAACCTATGAGGTCCTTGGAGAAGACTTTGAGAACCTGGTGAAGGAGTACACCCAGCTCAAACTGGCAGTGGAGAACAAGCGTTGGGCTCTCCAGGAGTTTAGCAAGGCCTAA